TCATAGTATTTATTATTTGCAAATTCTACAATATTTACATCTTTAAAGTGCGATAAAAGAGGTTCAATTTCCTCTTCCATTGCTCCCATAATTGCTAACTTAGTCATTTAATGCCTCAATTGTTTTATCAAGTGATGCAAAATCACTTACATTTAATGTTGGAATTGCTTTACAAATTTTTCTATTTAAACCTTTTAAAACAATACCATTTCCAAATTCAATAAAAGCATCAACATTTGCATGTGCTAAAATTGATTGCTTATATTTAACAGGTGAAGTAAGTTGAGATGATAATAACTCAATAGCTTCATCTTTTGTTGTATAACTTTCAGTTGTTACATTTGAAATAACAGGTGAGAACTCATCTTTTAAGTACTCTTCTAAGTATGGTTTTAAGTTCTCAACAGCTGCTGTTAAAAGCTCACAATGAGAAGCAACAGACATATCTAAAACAATTGCTCTTTTAGCACCTGCTTCTTTAAATGTATCTACAAGTGATTCTAAATCAGCTTTAAGCCCTGCAAGTACTAGTTGTCCATCCATATTATAGTTTGCTGGCCAAACTTGTTTTCCTGCATTTCTTTGCTCTTCACAAATATCTTCTACTTGCTTATCATCCATTCCAACAAGTGCCATCATTCCAGCACCTCCACCAGAACAAGCATCAACCATAAATAACCC
This sequence is a window from Poseidonibacter parvus. Protein-coding genes within it:
- the fabD gene encoding ACP S-malonyltransferase, whose amino-acid sequence is MKKVAFIFPGQGSQTVGMGKDFFENSDIAKEMISKASERLGVNFEELLFTENDNLGKTEFTQPAILLVSSIANAIFKEKYEIQPEFVLGHSLGEFSALVAAGAIDYLDAIELVHRRGLFMVDACSGGGAGMMALVGMDDKQVEDICEEQRNAGKQVWPANYNMDGQLVLAGLKADLESLVDTFKEAGAKRAIVLDMSVASHCELLTAAVENLKPYLEEYLKDEFSPVISNVTTESYTTKDEAIELLSSQLTSPVKYKQSILAHANVDAFIEFGNGIVLKGLNRKICKAIPTLNVSDFASLDKTIEALND